One window from the genome of Pandoraea fibrosis encodes:
- a CDS encoding MFS transporter: MKMHSIEVGRATAAQRLERLPVCGYHRWLFLVIALAFFFDNIDLATMTFVLGSIKSEFGLSNVQAGMIGSASFVGMAIGAICSGMAADRFGRKPVFQISMVVWGLGSLLCATASGPAELGVFRLLLGIGMGMELPLAQTLLSEFIPAERRGKYLALMDGNWPIAFISAGLLSYVVLAHHDWRVLFALEAVPALFLFIVRRYVPESARWLESQGRYEEADAVVSKVERSVMRRLQLETLPAITPCEPHAPPEARGMRVIWSSSYRQRTLVVGALWFFALLGFYGLNTWLGALQQASGIVVTQSVLFTVYISLGGIPGFLVAAWAVERLGRKMTCVGTLVGGACATYVFGWVLQAGAAQWSIYAAGASMQFFAFGMWAILYAYTPELFPSRARATGCGYASFCGRIGALLGPTLVGVIVTWSSRDAVFLFGAICFGIAAACVWRFGVETKGVHLEAVSK, translated from the coding sequence ATGAAAATGCATTCGATTGAAGTAGGCCGTGCTACGGCTGCGCAGCGCCTTGAGCGCTTGCCTGTCTGTGGGTATCACCGATGGTTGTTTCTCGTGATTGCGCTGGCGTTCTTTTTCGACAATATCGATCTTGCGACGATGACGTTCGTGCTCGGCTCGATCAAATCGGAGTTCGGTCTTTCCAATGTGCAGGCCGGAATGATCGGGAGCGCGAGTTTTGTCGGCATGGCTATCGGGGCAATCTGCTCCGGCATGGCCGCCGACCGGTTTGGACGCAAGCCCGTGTTCCAGATCAGCATGGTGGTCTGGGGACTGGGCAGTCTGCTGTGTGCGACCGCATCGGGGCCGGCGGAACTGGGGGTGTTCCGTTTGCTGCTGGGCATTGGCATGGGAATGGAACTGCCCCTCGCGCAAACGCTGCTGTCCGAGTTCATCCCGGCCGAGCGACGCGGCAAATACCTCGCCCTGATGGACGGCAATTGGCCCATTGCGTTTATCAGCGCCGGACTGCTTTCGTATGTCGTGCTCGCGCACCATGACTGGCGAGTCTTGTTCGCGCTTGAGGCGGTGCCCGCCCTGTTCCTGTTCATCGTTCGACGTTATGTGCCGGAGTCCGCCAGGTGGCTGGAATCGCAGGGGCGATACGAAGAGGCAGACGCCGTTGTCTCGAAAGTGGAGCGCTCGGTGATGCGCCGCCTCCAATTGGAGACGCTGCCCGCGATCACGCCCTGCGAACCCCACGCGCCACCTGAAGCGCGTGGCATGCGTGTCATCTGGTCGTCGAGCTATCGCCAGCGGACCCTGGTCGTCGGGGCGCTATGGTTTTTCGCACTGCTCGGGTTCTACGGTCTGAATACGTGGCTCGGTGCGTTGCAGCAGGCATCGGGCATCGTGGTGACCCAGTCCGTGCTCTTCACGGTGTACATCTCGCTTGGCGGTATTCCGGGATTCCTTGTCGCCGCGTGGGCCGTCGAGCGGCTGGGGCGAAAGATGACCTGCGTTGGCACGCTCGTAGGCGGCGCGTGTGCGACCTATGTATTCGGATGGGTATTGCAGGCGGGGGCGGCGCAATGGTCGATCTATGCTGCCGGGGCCAGCATGCAGTTCTTTGCTTTCGGTATGTGGGCAATTCTGTATGCCTATACACCGGAACTGTTCCCTTCACGGGCCCGTGCGACCGGCTGCGGCTACGCCTCGTTCTGTGGCCGGATCGGTGCGCTGCTGGGGCCGACGCTCGTGGGCGTTATCGTGACCTGGTCAAGTCGCGATGCGGTGTTCCTGTTCGGCGCCATTTGCTTTGGCATTGCCGCCGCGTGTGTCTGGCGCTTCGGTGTGGAAACCAAGGGCGTTCATCTGGAGGCCGTGTCGAAATAA
- a CDS encoding pyridoxamine 5'-phosphate oxidase family protein codes for MAPDYFDTQMRRTDLAWTDWPAVETFLRDELICRVAVNDTPFPYVVPQSFTFTGDAFLIHCSRFGRFSRLLHEDPHIGIAIDRPVALLKAPKGQNTSLEYYSVIARCKAITRLDTQDVIAHQNEALGKFRPEKDYTAIEPGAANQIVAIRCEIESLSAKKRILADGQYSPPGQPQVPYLRYPFERGASVSGLPEEAFDPHRFSRVK; via the coding sequence ATGGCACCTGATTATTTCGATACGCAAATGCGCCGGACCGACCTGGCGTGGACCGATTGGCCCGCCGTCGAAACGTTCTTGCGCGATGAGCTGATCTGCCGCGTGGCGGTGAACGACACGCCGTTTCCCTACGTCGTGCCGCAAAGCTTCACCTTCACGGGTGACGCATTTCTGATTCACTGCTCGCGGTTCGGCAGGTTCTCCCGGCTGCTCCATGAAGACCCCCACATCGGCATCGCGATCGATCGGCCGGTTGCTTTGCTCAAGGCGCCTAAAGGACAAAACACCAGTCTCGAGTACTACAGCGTCATTGCGCGATGCAAGGCGATCACGCGTCTGGACACTCAGGACGTCATCGCCCATCAGAACGAAGCCTTGGGCAAGTTCCGGCCAGAGAAGGACTACACCGCTATCGAACCGGGCGCGGCGAATCAGATCGTTGCCATTCGGTGCGAGATCGAAAGCCTCAGCGCGAAGAAGCGAATCCTGGCGGACGGGCAGTATTCGCCACCAGGGCAACCGCAGGTGCCTTACCTCCGGTATCCGTTCGAGCGCGGTGCGAGCGTCTCCGGTCTGCCGGAAGAGGCCTTCGATCCGCATCGCTTCAGTCGTGTGAAATAG
- a CDS encoding adenylosuccinate synthetase codes for MSTRDGYADVLVGLQYGDEGKAKVVDRLAAGYNIIARFNGGANAGHTVDTPQGRARLAQVPSGVFHPEALLYIGSGCVVSLIKLADEIESLRRIGARIAGRLHLSELCPVIQPAHLDFDVAHGAGIGTTGNGIGPCYAGLSIRWEHGTRAVVQIRDLVADEEGAFAQMAHYASLHANIPSAQVAAASRIADMRAAWHAIRDTVDIVDSRWMTQNVKRGARVLFEGAQSVMLDVTAGQQPFVTSSHTVPAFAYVGGDLSHRYHRKTIGVAKAIVSRVGAGPFRAEFGGERSSRYCADAALRGIGWREERDRFEPEEMLGSEDAFDVGVALRMLTGEYGTGSGRPRRLGRLDIAALADVVERHGIDEIYLNKCDCLAWFARTRDGTIPVLIGPVGDDGGEPAIRDFPAFDALADNVPDFAALPAPLRQFVLALQEAMGCRIAGIGIGPQRDQLLTLSEEDVRHGT; via the coding sequence ATGAGCACGCGCGACGGATACGCCGACGTCCTCGTCGGCCTGCAATACGGGGATGAAGGGAAAGCGAAGGTCGTCGACCGACTCGCTGCCGGCTACAACATCATCGCCCGGTTCAACGGAGGGGCCAATGCCGGACACACGGTCGATACGCCACAGGGCCGCGCCCGGCTCGCGCAAGTGCCGTCGGGTGTGTTTCATCCGGAGGCGCTGCTCTACATCGGGTCGGGGTGCGTGGTCAGTCTGATCAAACTCGCAGACGAAATTGAGTCGCTTCGACGCATCGGCGCCCGGATAGCCGGGCGCTTGCATCTGAGCGAATTGTGCCCGGTCATCCAGCCGGCGCATCTCGATTTCGACGTCGCCCACGGTGCAGGGATCGGGACGACCGGAAACGGCATCGGGCCGTGTTACGCCGGTCTGTCGATCCGTTGGGAACACGGCACGCGAGCGGTGGTGCAGATTCGCGATCTTGTGGCGGACGAGGAGGGCGCGTTCGCGCAGATGGCCCACTACGCGTCGCTGCATGCCAACATACCTTCGGCTCAAGTGGCTGCGGCTTCCCGCATCGCCGACATGAGAGCCGCATGGCATGCGATCCGGGACACGGTCGACATCGTCGATTCACGATGGATGACGCAGAACGTCAAGCGGGGCGCACGTGTGCTCTTTGAGGGAGCGCAGTCCGTCATGCTCGATGTCACCGCAGGACAACAGCCGTTCGTGACCTCAAGTCATACAGTGCCGGCGTTTGCCTACGTCGGCGGGGATCTCTCCCACCGGTATCACCGCAAGACCATCGGGGTGGCCAAGGCGATCGTCTCGCGTGTCGGTGCCGGGCCCTTTCGTGCGGAGTTCGGCGGTGAACGGTCGTCCCGCTATTGCGCAGACGCCGCGCTGCGTGGGATCGGTTGGCGCGAGGAGCGGGATCGCTTCGAGCCCGAAGAGATGCTCGGGTCGGAAGACGCGTTCGACGTTGGCGTCGCCCTTCGCATGTTGACCGGAGAGTATGGAACGGGCAGCGGGCGGCCCCGGCGCTTGGGGCGGCTTGACATTGCAGCGCTTGCCGACGTGGTCGAGCGTCACGGCATCGACGAGATTTACCTCAACAAGTGCGATTGCCTTGCTTGGTTTGCGCGCACGCGCGACGGCACGATTCCCGTACTGATCGGACCCGTCGGGGACGATGGCGGCGAACCGGCGATTCGTGATTTTCCGGCGTTCGATGCCCTCGCGGACAACGTGCCCGACTTCGCCGCACTGCCGGCGCCGCTACGACAGTTCGTCCTCGCGCTTCAGGAGGCAATGGGATGCCGCATCGCCGGCATCGGGATCGGTCCGCAGCGAGACCAACTACTCACCCTTTCAGAAGAGGATGTCAGGCATGGCACCTGA
- a CDS encoding GntR family transcriptional regulator, which yields MDTPLPLPKYHQIYLVLREQLQEGRFDRDGVPGEHVLADQFSVARITIRKAMEMLVADGLVVRRPGLGTWPLHAGQRTGGKTPGFSREKAHLTGLLENIVNMGLRTNVSVLESSVVGASDAVADALALEPGAPVFKSIRVRSTQAGPLSYITTHVPQGIAEINREELERKPLLMLLEEAGVELGGATQTISARLADAVVARHLDIAVGSALLAVTRLVRDVSERPVQLLQGLYRPDRYQYQLQLSRVGDIDAKVWVSEELSAQFH from the coding sequence ATGGATACCCCACTACCGCTTCCGAAGTACCACCAGATCTACCTCGTGCTGCGCGAGCAACTGCAGGAGGGGCGCTTCGATCGTGATGGCGTGCCCGGCGAGCATGTGCTGGCCGATCAGTTCAGCGTGGCACGCATCACCATTCGCAAGGCGATGGAAATGCTGGTGGCCGACGGCCTTGTCGTGCGCCGCCCTGGACTGGGAACGTGGCCGCTGCACGCAGGGCAACGCACCGGCGGCAAGACGCCTGGCTTCTCTCGCGAGAAGGCGCACCTGACCGGCCTGCTCGAGAACATCGTCAACATGGGGTTGCGCACGAACGTGTCGGTGCTCGAATCGAGCGTCGTGGGCGCGAGCGATGCCGTTGCCGACGCATTGGCGCTCGAACCCGGTGCCCCGGTCTTCAAGAGCATTCGTGTGCGCAGCACGCAGGCAGGTCCCTTGTCGTACATCACCACGCATGTGCCGCAAGGGATCGCCGAGATCAATCGCGAAGAGCTTGAACGCAAACCGCTGCTGATGCTGCTCGAAGAGGCCGGTGTCGAACTTGGCGGTGCGACGCAGACGATTTCAGCGCGTCTGGCCGATGCTGTCGTGGCGCGCCATCTCGATATCGCTGTCGGCTCCGCGTTGCTGGCGGTCACGCGTCTTGTGCGCGATGTGTCCGAGCGTCCCGTGCAACTGCTGCAAGGTCTGTATCGCCCCGATCGCTACCAGTACCAGCTTCAACTCTCTCGTGTCGGCGACATCGACGCGAAGGTCTGGGTCAGCGAAGAACTGTCTGCCCAATTCCACTGA
- a CDS encoding ABC transporter substrate-binding protein, producing the protein MSSRRTFLRQSTAMAALAATSSAPWLAHAAGKPVKIGVLHPVTGALAYSGQQCRLGALLAIDDINAAGGIKSLGGAPIEAVLGDAQSRPEAGSAEVEKMNEAGVSAIVGAYASAICLATTQTAAKYGLPHVVDVGVADQIVERGLTNTFRFGPGYRMCSLRAVDDLAALNNAAGKPAKTVMIVHEESLFGTGTAALLQKELPARGFEIKEVIKHANPTRDFNNIVLRMRSVNPDIVIPANYYNEYALLLRAMKQQKVQPKAIYSVLGGAASSYKFLKEFPDIADGIIDCNHWFNPKDPRVAALKARTQAKGAFFSYEVFMTYTAMMLLADAIERARSVDRAAITAALASSSFKDHIMPYGPTKFVNGQNTGAQPLLTQVSHSDIKVILPDTYRQIAPVFPLKA; encoded by the coding sequence ATGAGTTCGCGTCGCACGTTCCTGCGCCAGTCCACTGCCATGGCTGCGCTTGCCGCCACTTCCAGCGCGCCCTGGCTTGCGCATGCTGCCGGGAAGCCGGTCAAGATCGGTGTGCTGCATCCCGTCACAGGGGCGCTGGCCTACTCCGGCCAGCAGTGCCGTCTCGGCGCGTTGCTCGCCATTGACGATATCAATGCCGCTGGCGGCATCAAGTCGCTCGGCGGCGCGCCTATCGAGGCGGTGCTCGGCGACGCACAGTCGCGCCCGGAAGCCGGGTCGGCAGAAGTCGAGAAGATGAACGAGGCGGGCGTATCGGCCATTGTGGGCGCTTATGCGTCGGCGATTTGTCTGGCGACGACGCAAACGGCTGCGAAGTATGGCCTGCCACATGTCGTCGACGTGGGGGTGGCCGACCAGATCGTGGAGCGCGGTCTGACGAACACGTTCCGCTTCGGCCCGGGCTATCGCATGTGCTCGCTGCGCGCGGTGGATGATCTCGCCGCGCTCAACAATGCCGCCGGCAAGCCCGCCAAGACAGTGATGATCGTGCACGAAGAGTCGCTCTTCGGCACGGGTACGGCGGCGTTGCTGCAAAAGGAATTGCCCGCGCGTGGCTTTGAGATCAAGGAAGTCATCAAGCACGCCAACCCGACGCGCGACTTCAACAACATCGTGCTGCGCATGCGCTCGGTGAATCCGGACATCGTGATTCCCGCGAATTACTACAACGAGTACGCGCTGCTGTTGCGTGCGATGAAGCAACAGAAGGTGCAGCCCAAGGCGATCTATTCCGTGCTCGGCGGTGCGGCGTCGAGCTACAAGTTCCTCAAGGAGTTTCCGGACATCGCCGACGGCATCATCGACTGTAACCACTGGTTCAATCCGAAGGACCCGCGCGTGGCGGCGCTCAAGGCGCGCACGCAAGCCAAAGGCGCGTTCTTCAGCTACGAGGTTTTCATGACCTACACGGCCATGATGTTGCTGGCCGATGCGATCGAGCGCGCCAGGTCGGTCGATCGTGCCGCCATCACGGCGGCGCTGGCCTCGAGTTCGTTCAAGGATCACATCATGCCGTATGGGCCGACGAAGTTCGTCAACGGTCAGAATACCGGCGCTCAGCCGCTGCTCACGCAGGTCTCGCATAGCGACATCAAGGTGATCTTGCCCGACACGTATCGTCAGATCGCGCCGGTCTTCCCGCTCAAGGCCTGA
- a CDS encoding RidA family protein has product MNLYERIGAAGFELPNLTVGAAPFKPFKVHGNTLIVSGQLPVKAGAPVWVGKVPSDVSVDDARHAARLCVMNILGWAHVATGGRLERIESVLRVGGFVATSEGFADAPSIVNAASELLTQIFGEAGEHARIAIGVASLPFNAPVEVEATFALAS; this is encoded by the coding sequence ATGAACCTCTATGAACGTATCGGTGCCGCTGGATTTGAACTGCCGAATCTGACGGTCGGGGCGGCGCCGTTCAAACCTTTCAAAGTCCACGGCAACACGTTGATCGTGTCCGGCCAACTGCCAGTCAAGGCGGGGGCGCCCGTCTGGGTCGGCAAGGTGCCGTCCGACGTATCCGTCGACGATGCACGGCACGCCGCAAGGCTCTGTGTCATGAACATTCTCGGATGGGCGCACGTGGCGACTGGCGGGCGGCTCGAGCGCATTGAGAGCGTGCTGCGTGTCGGGGGCTTCGTGGCCACCTCCGAAGGGTTTGCCGACGCACCGTCGATCGTCAACGCAGCGTCGGAACTGCTGACCCAGATTTTCGGTGAGGCCGGTGAGCATGCGCGAATTGCAATTGGCGTCGCCAGCCTGCCGTTCAACGCACCGGTCGAGGTGGAAGCGACTTTCGCGCTCGCCTCATGA
- a CDS encoding porin → MPQITRKTLPLAYPVSAACAAFWLATAATPALAQSSVTLYGVIEAAVVSQNHASPDGGRIYSVNQAGEGFLSASRFGLQGVEDLGSGMKARFVLENGFNSQAGTFDQQGQLFGRQAFVALQGGWGEFALGRQYTGAVVAISMVDPIFIGAPPTNSWLVFLTGQRYNNALTWTKKFGPFGVNLQYAFGGIAGQGSARSSASGGVSWEQNGNVFTGQVQQTHDSQSRLAKTWSLGAKVSYGQWKFHADYLQSQRDAGFDVSNGGTDYASITNMSTAATPTTVAAIGSVFSASRRDQFFTLGASYLLNPAWQFIAAYMYDNTSAVNFSGKRQTLYGVIDYFLSKRTDVYFATAYERVDGGWSGLFGTSTTNWTGGNGVKLNGYDNQMSYYVGLRHRF, encoded by the coding sequence ATGCCTCAAATCACACGCAAAACGTTACCTCTCGCTTACCCCGTCTCGGCAGCCTGCGCTGCATTTTGGCTCGCCACGGCGGCGACGCCGGCACTCGCTCAATCGAGCGTCACGCTCTATGGCGTGATCGAGGCGGCCGTTGTCTCGCAGAATCACGCGAGCCCCGATGGTGGTCGCATCTACTCCGTCAATCAGGCCGGGGAGGGGTTCCTCTCCGCGAGCCGTTTCGGCCTGCAAGGCGTGGAAGATCTCGGCAGCGGCATGAAGGCGCGCTTCGTACTGGAGAACGGTTTCAACTCGCAAGCCGGAACGTTCGACCAACAGGGGCAACTCTTCGGCCGGCAGGCATTCGTCGCCTTGCAAGGCGGCTGGGGGGAGTTCGCGCTTGGCCGTCAGTACACGGGCGCCGTGGTTGCGATCTCGATGGTCGATCCGATCTTCATCGGCGCACCGCCCACGAACTCGTGGCTCGTCTTCCTGACGGGGCAGCGTTACAACAACGCACTGACATGGACAAAGAAGTTCGGCCCCTTCGGTGTGAATCTTCAATATGCGTTCGGCGGCATTGCAGGGCAGGGCTCGGCACGTTCGTCGGCATCGGGCGGGGTGTCGTGGGAGCAAAACGGCAACGTCTTCACCGGTCAGGTGCAACAGACGCACGATTCGCAGAGCCGCCTTGCAAAGACGTGGTCGCTTGGCGCCAAGGTGAGCTACGGGCAGTGGAAATTCCACGCCGACTATCTTCAGAGCCAGCGCGATGCCGGATTCGATGTGTCCAACGGCGGTACCGATTACGCGTCGATCACGAACATGAGCACCGCGGCGACCCCCACGACTGTGGCGGCCATCGGCTCCGTGTTCTCTGCGTCGCGACGCGACCAGTTCTTCACGCTCGGCGCGAGCTACCTGCTCAACCCGGCGTGGCAATTCATCGCGGCGTATATGTACGACAACACCAGCGCGGTGAATTTCAGCGGCAAACGGCAAACGCTCTACGGTGTGATCGACTACTTCCTGTCCAAGCGCACCGATGTCTACTTCGCTACCGCTTACGAGCGAGTCGATGGCGGGTGGTCCGGACTCTTCGGCACGTCGACGACCAACTGGACGGGGGGCAATGGCGTGAAGCTCAACGGGTACGACAATCAGATGAGCTACTACGTCGGCCTGCGTCACCGCTTCTGA
- a CDS encoding LysR substrate-binding domain-containing protein — MTRKIPSNSALLAFEAAARHGSFARAAEELARTEGAVSRQIARLEAFLGVALFERVGNRVRLAPNGTRYAVQVREILDRLERDSLYLMGQPAEGASIDIAASPTFATRWLIPRLKRFQAAHPNITVHIAERMEPFLLAGSGFDAALHFEHPAWTGMHLHRLLEEILVPVCSPTLLREAGATTSLDALPLLHRRQNPDAWQRYAQASGIVLSNPAVGARYDLHSMLIEAALAGLGVALVPRFYIDAELEQGRLVAPWPAGTTIIKNFCLVLPEPIELSGRPVQAFARWILEEASSAAC; from the coding sequence ATGACACGCAAGATTCCCAGCAACTCCGCGCTTCTGGCATTCGAGGCGGCGGCGCGACACGGCAGCTTCGCCCGGGCTGCCGAGGAGTTGGCGCGTACCGAGGGGGCGGTCAGTCGTCAGATCGCGCGGTTGGAAGCATTTTTGGGCGTGGCGTTGTTCGAGCGCGTGGGCAATCGCGTGCGTCTGGCGCCCAACGGCACGAGATACGCCGTGCAGGTTCGGGAGATTCTGGATCGGCTGGAACGAGACAGCCTGTATCTGATGGGACAACCCGCTGAGGGAGCGAGCATCGATATCGCGGCCAGTCCGACCTTCGCTACCCGTTGGCTGATTCCCCGATTGAAGCGATTTCAGGCAGCGCATCCGAACATCACCGTGCATATTGCCGAGCGCATGGAGCCCTTCCTGCTTGCCGGTAGTGGCTTCGACGCCGCGCTGCATTTCGAACATCCGGCATGGACGGGAATGCACTTGCATCGTCTGCTGGAAGAGATTCTGGTGCCGGTCTGTAGCCCGACGTTGTTGCGCGAGGCAGGCGCAACAACGTCGCTCGACGCGCTGCCACTGCTGCACAGGCGGCAGAATCCGGACGCCTGGCAGCGGTATGCACAGGCATCGGGTATCGTACTCAGCAACCCGGCGGTCGGTGCGCGTTACGATCTCCATTCCATGTTGATCGAAGCGGCGCTGGCGGGTTTGGGCGTGGCGTTGGTACCGCGTTTTTACATTGACGCCGAGCTTGAACAAGGCCGTTTGGTCGCCCCTTGGCCGGCGGGGACAACGATTATCAAAAACTTCTGCCTCGTCCTTCCCGAGCCGATCGAATTAAGCGGGCGGCCGGTTCAGGCATTCGCAAGGTGGATTCTGGAGGAAGCGTCGAGCGCGGCGTGTTGA
- a CDS encoding AraC family transcriptional regulator — translation MFGKSEDRNDYQNIARPVGGMARDLPDRFFIDFHEHVRGQLVYAITGSIVVTTSKGTWVVPPLRAVWVPPGVRHCMQAVGAIEMRTLYFAADRSPLSTDDCCVISVSPLLRELITAVARMPVEYALGSRDAVVVELLFHEIRPLSIEPLHLPMPQDERIARICRWILANPAEETSVSAWSKVVGASDRTIIRLFPEQTGMTFTRWRQQARLLAAVQMLSAQRSVTDIASSLGYDSTSAFSAMFRKALGCTPTEFFRPADA, via the coding sequence ATGTTCGGAAAGAGTGAGGACCGCAACGACTACCAGAACATTGCGCGTCCCGTCGGTGGTATGGCGCGCGATTTGCCAGATCGATTCTTCATCGATTTTCACGAACACGTCCGCGGACAACTCGTCTACGCAATCACGGGGTCCATCGTCGTCACCACGTCGAAAGGTACCTGGGTGGTGCCGCCTCTTCGTGCCGTTTGGGTGCCGCCTGGCGTGAGGCACTGCATGCAGGCGGTGGGCGCCATCGAGATGCGCACCCTCTATTTCGCCGCAGATCGTTCGCCGCTGAGTACCGACGATTGCTGCGTCATCTCGGTGTCGCCGCTGCTGCGCGAACTCATCACCGCCGTGGCTCGCATGCCCGTCGAATATGCGCTGGGAAGCCGGGATGCCGTCGTAGTGGAGTTGCTGTTTCACGAGATTCGTCCGCTGAGCATCGAGCCGTTACACCTTCCAATGCCGCAGGACGAACGCATCGCACGCATTTGCCGGTGGATTCTTGCGAACCCGGCGGAGGAAACCTCCGTGTCGGCCTGGAGCAAGGTCGTTGGCGCGAGCGATCGCACCATCATCCGACTGTTTCCGGAACAAACCGGCATGACATTCACACGCTGGCGACAACAAGCGAGACTGCTCGCCGCCGTTCAGATGCTGAGCGCGCAACGCTCTGTCACCGACATCGCCTCATCGCTCGGCTACGACAGCACCAGCGCATTCAGTGCCATGTTCCGCAAGGCACTGGGCTGCACGCCGACGGAATTTTTCCGCCCCGCAGACGCCTGA
- a CDS encoding MBL fold metallo-hydrolase has protein sequence MSTPVFPSQQVGDFTITAISDGYLNASLDFLSNIDATEAARMQRDAGQTAPSAVHINCYVVRTAERTVLIDAGAGGIRQWGGRLRENLLLAGIEPASIDTILLTHAHPDHVGGLVTAAGQIAFPNAALVAHRREVRFWQDDGNLSRASERARGNFQIARQVFDSYRDRLRTFDDGEVLPGIRAMSLPGHTDGHTGYLVESRDRSLLVWGDVVHFPHIQIERPDVSIAFDQDPTMAATTRSRLLDMVSSEGVLIAGMHLGELGFAQIRRTRGDYGLHYVSEV, from the coding sequence GTGTCCACGCCTGTCTTTCCAAGCCAACAAGTTGGCGACTTCACGATTACCGCCATCAGCGATGGCTACCTCAACGCCAGCCTCGACTTCCTGTCGAACATCGATGCGACCGAGGCTGCGAGAATGCAGCGGGATGCGGGACAGACGGCGCCCTCGGCGGTGCACATCAACTGCTACGTCGTGCGCACTGCGGAACGCACCGTCCTCATCGACGCTGGGGCCGGCGGCATCAGACAGTGGGGTGGCCGTTTGCGCGAGAACCTGTTGCTCGCCGGCATCGAACCCGCGTCCATCGACACGATCCTGCTCACCCACGCGCATCCCGATCACGTGGGTGGCCTCGTGACTGCCGCCGGGCAGATTGCCTTCCCAAACGCGGCGCTCGTCGCGCATCGGCGAGAGGTGAGGTTTTGGCAAGACGACGGCAATCTCAGCCGTGCCAGCGAACGGGCACGTGGCAACTTTCAGATCGCCCGTCAGGTATTCGATAGCTACCGCGACAGGCTGCGTACCTTCGACGACGGCGAGGTGCTTCCCGGTATCCGCGCGATGTCGCTGCCGGGACACACCGACGGCCACACCGGCTATCTCGTGGAATCGCGTGACCGGAGCCTGCTGGTTTGGGGGGACGTCGTTCACTTTCCGCACATCCAGATCGAGCGCCCGGACGTCTCGATTGCGTTCGATCAAGACCCGACGATGGCGGCCACCACACGATCAAGGCTGCTGGACATGGTCAGTTCAGAGGGAGTTCTGATCGCTGGCATGCATTTGGGGGAACTCGGCTTTGCACAAATCAGGCGGACTCGGGGCGACTACGGTCTGCACTATGTGAGCGAGGTATAG
- a CDS encoding branched-chain amino acid ABC transporter permease, translating to MLDPVILLSAVLNGLTTGAVYALIALGLTLVYGVLHIINFSHGAALMIALYAVWLLKEKLGIDPYVALPFVTLGMFALGYALQRCVIERASHGKDENILLVTLGLAIVLENLALVWFKSDTHTIDTPYTLATVDVGPVMLSVPKLIAFGGALSAAALLFWIMRATDLGRAIRAVAKEKHGAKLMGIDVERVYALSFGIGMACVGAAACFLMPSYYVNPQVGSGFVLVAFTIVVLGGMGSFTGALAGGLLIGVVESLGGLWLGDSLGQMGIFAIFIIVVLLRPQGLFGARA from the coding sequence ATGCTCGACCCGGTCATTCTTCTCTCGGCCGTACTCAACGGGCTCACCACGGGGGCGGTGTATGCACTCATCGCCCTGGGCCTCACGCTCGTGTACGGCGTGCTGCACATCATCAACTTCTCGCACGGGGCGGCGCTGATGATCGCGCTGTACGCCGTGTGGCTGCTCAAGGAAAAGCTCGGTATCGATCCGTACGTCGCGCTGCCGTTCGTCACACTGGGCATGTTCGCCCTGGGCTACGCGTTGCAACGCTGCGTGATCGAGCGGGCGAGCCACGGCAAGGACGAGAACATTCTGCTCGTCACGCTCGGGTTGGCGATCGTGCTGGAGAACCTCGCGCTGGTGTGGTTCAAGTCCGATACGCACACCATCGACACGCCTTACACGCTCGCGACCGTCGATGTCGGTCCGGTCATGCTTTCGGTGCCGAAGCTCATCGCCTTCGGCGGTGCGCTGAGCGCGGCAGCACTGCTCTTCTGGATCATGCGAGCCACGGATCTTGGCCGCGCGATTCGTGCCGTTGCCAAGGAGAAGCATGGCGCGAAGCTCATGGGAATCGATGTCGAGCGGGTCTACGCGCTGTCGTTCGGTATCGGCATGGCGTGCGTGGGCGCGGCAGCGTGTTTTCTGATGCCTTCGTATTACGTCAATCCGCAAGTCGGCAGTGGCTTCGTGCTGGTGGCTTTCACCATCGTGGTGCTCGGCGGCATGGGGAGCTTCACCGGTGCACTCGCAGGCGGGTTGCTTATCGGGGTAGTCGAGTCGCTGGGCGGGCTGTGGCTGGGCGATTCGCTCGGGCAGATGGGCATCTTCGCCATTTTCATCATCGTCGTGCTGCTGCGTCCGCAGGGCTTGTTCGGTGCGCGGGCATGA